In Gloeocapsa sp. DLM2.Bin57, a genomic segment contains:
- a CDS encoding Uma2 family endonuclease has protein sequence MFANSRFISEEEYLLQESISQVKHEYRQGIIYAMAGASNNHVLIALNIASLLKNHLRGTGCRTYISDTKVKIESLNTYYYPDVIVSCDESDRSLANFLLYPCLIIEILSETTEAFDRGDKFADYRQLESLQEYVLISQKQPCLESFRRNSQNQWLLSVYGSGDRVRLETVKFDCLLNDIYEDIQF, from the coding sequence ATGTTCGCTAATTCCCGTTTTATCTCAGAAGAAGAATATCTTTTGCAAGAGTCTATCAGTCAAGTTAAACACGAATATAGACAAGGTATAATTTATGCTATGGCGGGAGCAAGTAATAATCATGTACTGATTGCTTTGAATATAGCTAGTTTACTTAAAAATCATCTTCGGGGTACGGGTTGTCGCACTTATATATCTGATACTAAAGTCAAAATAGAATCTCTCAATACATATTATTATCCAGATGTAATAGTTAGTTGTGATGAGAGCGATCGCAGTTTAGCTAATTTTTTACTTTATCCTTGTTTAATCATAGAAATATTATCAGAAACAACAGAAGCTTTTGACAGAGGAGATAAATTCGCCGATTATCGTCAGCTAGAATCTTTGCAAGAATATGTCTTAATCAGTCAAAAACAACCTTGTCTGGAATCTTTTCGGAGAAACTCCCAAAATCAATGGTTATTATCGGTTTATGGTAGTGGAGACAGAGTAAGATTAGAGACAGTTAAATTTGATTGTTTATTAAACGATATTTATGAAGACATCCAATTTTAA